Genomic DNA from Rhodothermales bacterium:
CATGTGCAGAACCCGATCCGCCAACGCGCCGATGGCCGCATTGTGTGTGATAACTGCCGTGGTCGTGCCCGTTTCCCGATTCACCGTGTCGAGAACGCGGAGCACCCGACGCCCGGTGGACAGGTCCAGGGCGCCGGTCGGCTCATCGCACAACAGGACGTCGGGACGTTTGGCAACCGCGCGTGCAATCGCCACCCGCTGCTGCTCGCCGCCCGACAACTGAGCGGGGAAGTGGTCCTGCCGGTCAGCGAGCCCAACGAGCTCGAGGGCCTCGGAGGGCGGCATCGGGTCTCGCGCGATTTCGGTGACCAGTTCCACGTTTTCCCGTGCCGTCAGGCTCGGAATGAGGTTGTAGAACTGGAAAATGAAGCCGACGGACTCGCGGCGATAGCGCGTCAGCTCGCGAGGCGTCGCAGCGGTGAGTTCCGTGTCGCGGTACCAGGCCTCCCCGGAGGTTGCGGTGTCCAGGCCGCCCAGGATGTTCAGCAGGGTGCTCTTGCCGCTGCCGGAGGCGCCCAGCAGAACGACCAGCTCTCCCTCACACAATTCCAGATCGATATCGCGGAGCGCATCGACGGTGACCTGTCCCATTTCGTAGGACTTGCACAGACGTCGTGTCCGATAGACGGCCGCGCGCCGGGGGAAAGCGCTCTCGTCCGGGGCAGGGTTCACTTCACATACGTGTCCATCCAGTCAACAAAACGGGCCCACATATCGAGTTTGTGCTCAATGGCACGCGGCGTATGGGACTCGTATGGGTACTCATACAGGACGGCAGTCTTCCCGTGTTCAGTCAATGCGTGAATCATTCGCCTAGACTGTACGGGAAACGTGCCGGTGTTGTTGTCGTCGCCGCCATGGTAGAGCAGCAGCGGCGTATCGATCTGGTCTGCCCTGAAGAAGGGCGACATTTCGATGTACGTGTGCGGGGCTTCCCAGATGGTTCGACGTTCGGCCTGGAAGCCGCTCGGCGTCAGGGACCGGTTATAGGCCCCATCGCCCGCGATGCCTGCCTTGAAGAATGGTGCGTTGGCCAGAATGTTGGCTGTGGCGAACGCGCCGTAGCTGTGGCCTCCGTGGCCGATTCGGTCGATGTCGACGACTCCCAGTCCGTCTACCGCCCGGATGGCGGCGTACATGGCGTCCACAAGACTGCCGATGTACGTGTCGTTGTAGTTCTCGCCGACGATGGGAATGTCCGGATACACCAGGGCGTAGCCGGCTTTCAGCCAGAGGTCACTCCAGCGCAGCCAACTCATGTGGGTGAATG
This window encodes:
- a CDS encoding ABC transporter ATP-binding protein; the protein is MGQVTVDALRDIDLELCEGELVVLLGASGSGKSTLLNILGGLDTATSGEAWYRDTELTAATPRELTRYRRESVGFIFQFYNLIPSLTARENVELVTEIARDPMPPSEALELVGLADRQDHFPAQLSGGEQQRVAIARAVAKRPDVLLCDEPTGALDLSTGRRVLRVLDTVNRETGTTTAVITHNAAIGALADRVLHMSSGRIVERIEHAERADISEVEW